A single window of Desulfuromonas sp. TF DNA harbors:
- a CDS encoding RNA polymerase sigma factor, with product MNDEELMLAYIDGDMEAFEALYERHKNRVFGFLMARLKDRSEAEDVFQAIFVKLHRSRDKYRQEIPFLPWLFTLARNTLIDHIRKRDAYGKHVTVSEKTVETYVAPVSDTSSIDAAFAELSRLNDSQRKALELRFNQGLTFAEIADQMQISVDNSRQIISRAVRKLRSLMVGKEKP from the coding sequence TTGAACGACGAGGAACTCATGCTGGCTTATATCGATGGCGATATGGAGGCGTTCGAGGCCTTATATGAGCGGCACAAAAATCGGGTCTTCGGGTTTTTGATGGCAAGATTGAAGGATCGCAGCGAGGCGGAGGATGTCTTTCAGGCGATTTTCGTCAAGCTTCATCGCAGCCGTGACAAATACCGGCAGGAGATCCCCTTCCTGCCCTGGCTCTTCACCCTTGCCCGAAACACCCTGATCGACCATATCCGCAAGAGGGACGCCTATGGGAAGCACGTCACGGTTTCCGAGAAGACCGTAGAAACCTACGTCGCCCCGGTTTCCGATACCTCCTCCATCGACGCAGCCTTTGCCGAGCTCTCCAGGCTGAACGATAGTCAGCGCAAAGCCCTGGAACTGCGGTTCAACCAGGGATTGACCTTCGCCGAAATTGCCGACCAGATGCAGATCTCGGTGGACAATTCGCGCCAGATCATCAGCCGGGCGGTCCGCAAACTGCGCAGCCTGATGGTGGGAAAGGAGAAGCCATGA
- a CDS encoding DUF6448 family protein, protein MQKVSTCSKGFLFSVCLALAILIVPQTAMAHCDTLDGPVVADARVALAEGNVTPILKWLQVRDEQEVREAFARTLAVRRLNPEAQKLADTYFFETLVRLHRAGEGAPYTGLKAAGTVEPVVAKADQALEQGVVDGLAGAIAAHTEEGIRERFRNALLTRKHAQDSVRAGREYVEAYVTYVHYVEGIAQAVHGAPHHDEAASPTAHQH, encoded by the coding sequence ATGCAAAAAGTCAGCACCTGCAGTAAAGGATTTCTGTTTTCGGTCTGCCTTGCCCTGGCAATCCTGATCGTTCCGCAGACTGCCATGGCCCATTGCGACACTCTCGACGGACCGGTGGTAGCGGACGCACGGGTCGCCCTTGCCGAGGGGAATGTTACCCCTATCCTGAAGTGGCTTCAAGTCAGAGACGAACAGGAGGTTCGGGAGGCTTTCGCAAGGACCCTTGCGGTGCGCAGGCTCAATCCCGAAGCGCAGAAACTGGCCGACACCTACTTCTTTGAAACCCTTGTACGGCTCCATCGCGCCGGGGAGGGGGCTCCTTACACCGGGCTCAAGGCGGCAGGAACCGTTGAGCCCGTGGTCGCCAAAGCCGACCAGGCCTTGGAACAGGGCGTTGTAGACGGCCTGGCCGGGGCCATTGCCGCCCACACCGAGGAAGGGATTCGCGAGCGCTTCAGGAATGCCCTGCTCACCAGAAAGCATGCACAGGATAGTGTGCGGGCAGGCAGGGAATACGTCGAAGCCTACGTGACTTATGTCCATTATGTCGAAGGGATCGCTCAGGCCGTTCATGGCGCCCCCCATCATGACGAAGCCGCGTCTCCAACAGCGCACCAGCACTGA
- a CDS encoding cytochrome-c peroxidase yields MIRNILVSLTLVLAGATLAAGADDLMQRAQGQFKPIPQDPPAIEGNPATPEKIDLGRMLYFDPRLSESHLISCQTCHNVGLAGVDLQATSVGHGWQKGPRNAPTVYNAVFNVAQFWDGRAKDLAEQAKGPVQANVEMNSTPELAVKTLKSMPDYEKAFAAAFPDQKEPVTFDNMARAIEVFEATLITPNAPFDKFLRGDPEALSAQEKQGLSLFMDKGCAGCHSGINIGGQGYFPFGVVEKPGAEILPPEDKGRFAVTKTASDEYVFRSPPLRNIDLTPPYFHSGQVWDLKAAVEVMGSSQLGAALTDQEAGDIKAFLVSLNGDLPEVVHPLLPGRTSGTPQPVLAIKRP; encoded by the coding sequence ATGATCCGAAACATTCTTGTCAGCCTTACCCTGGTACTTGCCGGCGCCACTCTGGCAGCCGGAGCCGACGATCTGATGCAGCGGGCCCAGGGGCAGTTCAAACCAATCCCCCAGGATCCGCCCGCCATCGAGGGCAATCCGGCGACGCCGGAGAAGATCGACCTGGGCCGGATGCTCTACTTCGATCCGCGCCTCTCCGAGTCCCATCTGATCAGCTGCCAGACCTGCCACAACGTCGGCCTGGCAGGGGTGGACCTGCAGGCGACGTCGGTCGGGCACGGCTGGCAGAAGGGGCCGCGCAATGCCCCGACGGTCTACAATGCCGTCTTCAACGTGGCTCAGTTCTGGGACGGCCGGGCCAAGGACCTGGCAGAGCAGGCGAAGGGCCCGGTGCAGGCGAATGTCGAAATGAACAGCACTCCCGAGCTGGCCGTGAAAACCCTCAAGAGCATGCCGGACTATGAAAAGGCCTTCGCCGCTGCGTTCCCCGATCAGAAAGAGCCTGTGACCTTCGACAACATGGCCCGGGCCATCGAGGTCTTCGAGGCAACCCTGATCACTCCGAACGCCCCCTTCGACAAGTTCCTCAGGGGAGATCCCGAGGCCCTTTCGGCCCAGGAAAAACAAGGGTTGTCTTTGTTCATGGATAAAGGTTGCGCGGGCTGCCACAGCGGCATCAACATAGGAGGGCAGGGCTACTTTCCCTTCGGGGTGGTAGAGAAGCCCGGCGCCGAGATCCTACCGCCGGAGGACAAAGGCCGCTTCGCGGTGACCAAGACCGCCAGCGATGAATATGTCTTCAGATCACCTCCCCTGCGCAATATCGATCTGACTCCTCCCTACTTCCACTCCGGTCAGGTCTGGGATCTGAAGGCGGCGGTAGAGGTGATGGGATCGTCCCAGCTCGGCGCTGCATTGACGGACCAGGAGGCCGGGGACATCAAGGCCTTCCTGGTCTCCCTGAACGGGGATCTCCCCGAGGTCGTCCACCCCCTGCTCCCTGGAAGAACCTCCGGGACGCCCCAGCCGGTTCTGGCCATCAAGAGGCCATAG
- a CDS encoding PAS domain-containing sensor histidine kinase gives MNFNDLVNEQPLLSDIMDTILDGVVTIEHSDTFTYANAGAARIFGVSREELTNRKFGTSEWALLFEEGIPLTGKEEPFAKVHRENITISAKKVYVQRPDGSKLPVLLNIGPIELDGIGEGMVGVFTDISALSETENLRQDYQRSISHDLRTPLTVILGYSEMLGTLLRGYDLPDEVWTAIESIRQSGTRMLAMINDLLEVARLEGHPIELDRKPVHLDRFLPSLLQDSRTPQNLHRFKLQIQPDLPPIDADPDKLTRVITNLLDNAVNYSEEYSPIVIETGATAAGFVRISIQDQGKGLPPIKISTLFNRFDRGERRGGEGYGLGLYVVRLLTEAHGGHVFVCSEPEKGSTFSIYYPEWT, from the coding sequence GTGAACTTCAACGACCTGGTTAACGAGCAGCCTCTCCTGAGCGATATCATGGACACCATCCTGGACGGTGTCGTCACCATCGAGCACTCCGATACGTTCACTTACGCCAATGCCGGCGCCGCCAGGATTTTCGGCGTCAGCAGGGAAGAGCTGACAAACCGCAAGTTCGGTACCAGTGAATGGGCGTTGCTTTTTGAAGAGGGAATTCCCCTTACAGGAAAAGAGGAGCCCTTCGCCAAGGTGCACCGGGAAAACATCACGATTTCAGCTAAAAAAGTGTATGTTCAGCGCCCCGACGGAAGCAAACTTCCGGTGCTGCTCAACATTGGCCCCATCGAGCTGGATGGTATAGGGGAGGGGATGGTGGGCGTCTTCACGGACATTTCGGCATTAAGTGAAACCGAGAACCTGCGGCAGGATTACCAGCGATCGATTTCCCATGATCTGCGCACGCCTCTGACCGTCATTCTCGGGTATTCCGAGATGCTCGGGACCCTGTTGCGCGGCTATGATCTCCCCGACGAGGTCTGGACCGCGATCGAATCCATACGCCAGTCCGGCACCCGCATGCTGGCTATGATCAATGACCTGCTGGAAGTCGCCCGCCTGGAGGGCCACCCGATCGAGCTGGATCGAAAACCCGTGCATCTGGACCGGTTTCTTCCCTCTCTCCTTCAAGATTCGCGCACGCCCCAAAACCTCCACCGTTTTAAACTTCAAATTCAACCGGACTTGCCCCCCATAGATGCCGACCCTGACAAGCTGACGCGAGTGATTACGAATCTGCTCGACAATGCCGTCAATTATTCAGAGGAATATTCCCCGATTGTGATCGAAACCGGGGCAACGGCTGCTGGATTTGTCCGAATCTCCATCCAGGACCAGGGAAAGGGACTCCCGCCCATAAAGATCTCCACCTTGTTTAATCGATTCGACCGCGGCGAAAGGCGTGGAGGAGAGGGCTATGGGCTGGGCCTGTACGTTGTCAGGCTGTTGACCGAAGCCCATGGAGGGCATGTCTTCGTCTGCAGCGAGCCCGAAAAAGGGTCCACCTTCTCGATTTATTATCCGGAATGGACCTGA